The Streptomyces cynarae genome contains a region encoding:
- a CDS encoding zinc-dependent alcohol dehydrogenase: MTLAVRYTAARTLDTAVVDAPAPGPGEVELAPAYVGICGTDLHIFHGDMDARVAAPAVLGHEMSGRIVRVGPEVEGWQPGDAVTVMPLRWDGSCPACRAGHQHICQHLDFIGIDSPGAMQQRWRVPASTLIPLPDALPLDRAALVEPTAVAVHDVGRARVREGEKVVVVGGGPVGVLIALVAQAAGAEVRVVELSAHRRSLAQELGLVTWDPAGVDVPGLVGEWTGEAGADVAFEVSGAAGGVDTAVEVLGVRGRLCLVAIHSRPREVNLHRFFWRELTLVGARLYERSDFEKAVALVAEGTIPAERLISRVVPLTQAPTAFEALEGGGEVMKILVDCTTDIEGARA; this comes from the coding sequence ATGACACTCGCTGTCCGCTACACGGCCGCCCGCACCCTGGACACAGCGGTCGTCGACGCCCCCGCCCCCGGTCCCGGGGAGGTGGAGCTGGCCCCCGCCTACGTGGGTATCTGCGGTACCGATCTGCACATCTTCCACGGTGACATGGATGCCCGGGTGGCTGCGCCGGCCGTCCTGGGACATGAGATGTCCGGCCGTATCGTCCGTGTCGGTCCGGAGGTGGAGGGCTGGCAGCCCGGGGACGCGGTGACGGTGATGCCGCTGCGCTGGGACGGTTCCTGCCCGGCCTGCCGCGCGGGCCATCAGCACATCTGCCAGCACCTCGACTTCATCGGCATCGACTCCCCGGGCGCGATGCAGCAGCGCTGGAGGGTGCCCGCTTCGACCCTCATTCCGCTGCCCGACGCCCTCCCCCTGGACCGGGCCGCACTCGTCGAGCCGACCGCGGTCGCCGTGCACGACGTGGGCCGGGCCCGGGTACGTGAGGGCGAGAAAGTCGTGGTGGTCGGCGGCGGTCCGGTCGGCGTACTGATCGCGCTGGTCGCGCAGGCCGCCGGGGCCGAGGTACGGGTGGTGGAGCTGAGCGCCCACCGCCGTTCCCTGGCGCAGGAGTTGGGGCTGGTCACCTGGGACCCGGCAGGCGTCGACGTGCCCGGGCTGGTCGGTGAGTGGACCGGGGAGGCGGGCGCGGACGTCGCCTTCGAGGTCTCCGGTGCCGCCGGCGGGGTGGACACCGCGGTCGAGGTCCTCGGAGTGCGGGGCCGGTTGTGCCTTGTCGCCATCCACTCCCGGCCGCGGGAGGTGAACCTGCACCGCTTCTTCTGGCGGGAACTCACCCTGGTAGGGGCCCGGTTGTACGAGCGCTCGGACTTCGAGAAGGCGGTTGCGCTGGTGGCCGAGGGGACGATTCCGGCCGAGCGGCTGATCAGCAGGGTCGTGCCGCTGACGCAGGCGCCGACCGCGTTCGAGGCGTTGGAGGGCGGCGGCGAAGTGATGAAGATCCTCGTCGACTGCACCACCGACATCGAGGGAGCCCGAGCGTGA
- a CDS encoding amidohydrolase family protein, producing MTSTAALVDAHHHLWDLALRPQPWLDDPAVTSIRRTFTPDDLRSTATHPIAGRRLHSTVVVQCVADVPETEDLLALAEEEPLIGAVVGWADLTSPAVGDVLDGLLAGPGGTYLRSLRHLVQGETDAGWLQRPDVERGLAAVRDRGLRYDVLIRSHQLDQAVRLAERFPDLPQVLNHAGKPSIARGELADWGRQVRLLAGHPQVVCKVSGLITEADHGTWTTADIRPVWDVLLSSFGPDRLMFGSDWPVANLAGGWNRWAATVDELLTGCAESDIQALLAGTASAFYGLPRHAEDTEPPTGATQHT from the coding sequence GTGACCTCCACCGCTGCACTCGTCGACGCCCACCACCACCTGTGGGACCTCGCCCTGCGCCCGCAACCCTGGCTGGACGACCCCGCCGTGACATCGATCCGCCGCACCTTCACCCCCGATGATCTGCGCTCCACCGCCACCCACCCCATCGCGGGCCGTCGGCTGCACAGCACGGTGGTCGTGCAGTGCGTGGCGGACGTGCCCGAGACCGAGGACCTGCTCGCGCTCGCGGAGGAGGAGCCGCTGATCGGGGCCGTGGTCGGCTGGGCGGACCTGACGTCCCCGGCTGTCGGTGACGTGCTCGACGGGCTGCTCGCCGGGCCGGGCGGCACGTATCTGCGGTCCCTGCGCCACCTCGTCCAGGGCGAGACGGACGCGGGCTGGCTGCAACGGCCCGACGTCGAACGCGGGCTGGCGGCGGTGCGGGACCGGGGGCTCCGCTACGACGTGCTCATCCGCAGTCACCAACTCGACCAGGCGGTCCGACTGGCGGAACGCTTCCCCGACCTGCCCCAGGTACTCAACCACGCGGGCAAGCCGTCCATCGCCCGAGGCGAACTGGCCGACTGGGGACGCCAGGTGCGCCTGCTGGCCGGACACCCCCAGGTGGTCTGCAAGGTGTCGGGCCTGATCACCGAGGCCGACCACGGCACCTGGACCACCGCCGACATCCGCCCGGTCTGGGACGTCCTGCTCAGTTCCTTCGGCCCGGACAGGCTGATGTTCGGTTCGGACTGGCCGGTCGCGAACCTCGCGGGAGGCTGGAACCGCTGGGCCGCCACCGTGGACGAGTTGCTCACCGGCTGCGCCGAGAGCGACATCCAGGCACTCCTCGCCGGCACTGCGTCCGCCTTCTACGGCCTTCCCCGGCACGCCGAAGACACGGAGCCGCCCACCGGCGCCACACAGCACACCTGA
- a CDS encoding L-rhamnose mutarotase — MKRIAQTIRLRPEHRREYLELHSAVWPGVEAALHRAHIRNYSIFLHGDALFAYFEYHGEDFAADMAALEADPETQEWWKLTDPCQEPWPDRGDSRQWTELTEIWHLSPPGDDTTA, encoded by the coding sequence ATGAAACGCATCGCACAGACCATCAGGCTCCGGCCCGAACACCGCCGGGAGTACCTCGAACTCCACTCCGCCGTCTGGCCCGGCGTCGAAGCGGCTCTGCACCGGGCGCACATCCGCAACTACAGCATCTTCCTCCACGGTGACGCGCTGTTCGCCTACTTCGAGTACCACGGCGAGGACTTCGCGGCCGACATGGCGGCACTCGAGGCCGACCCCGAAACCCAGGAATGGTGGAAGCTCACCGATCCCTGTCAGGAGCCCTGGCCCGACCGGGGCGACTCACGCCAGTGGACGGAACTCACCGAGATCTGGCACCTGAGCCCGCCGGGCGACGACACCACGGCCTGA
- a CDS encoding carbohydrate ABC transporter permease codes for MSRTQHRAPERRRPRPQPRVVSRLLTGSVLTVFVVFFVLPVLWLLLAATKTDQQLVHDSPLSIGSWHAFMANWHGLTAFQDDAILLWLRNSALYAVISLAITLCVAVPAGYALAMTEFRGRRMLLISTLVVMLMPNATLVVPLFLEINAVHLIGTMWSIILPYSFYPFGVYLTYIYFTTAVPKDLLAAARMDGCSEFGVFRHIALPLATPVIALVGFFSFVANWTNYFLPYVMLPESSQMPIQVGVGNLLSSVPSFNPAVGDVAIQRPELALATLVAITPVLVVFLFAQRFLVSGMLAGATKE; via the coding sequence ATGAGCCGAACGCAGCACCGGGCTCCGGAGCGGCGGCGCCCCCGTCCCCAGCCGCGCGTCGTCTCCCGGCTGCTGACCGGCAGCGTACTGACCGTGTTCGTGGTGTTCTTCGTACTGCCGGTGCTCTGGCTGCTCCTCGCGGCGACCAAGACCGACCAGCAACTGGTCCACGACAGCCCGCTCTCCATCGGATCCTGGCACGCCTTCATGGCCAACTGGCACGGGCTCACGGCGTTCCAGGACGACGCCATCCTGCTGTGGCTGCGCAACTCCGCGCTCTATGCCGTGATCTCGCTGGCCATCACGCTGTGTGTCGCCGTACCGGCGGGATACGCCCTGGCCATGACCGAGTTCCGCGGTCGGCGCATGCTGCTGATCTCGACCCTGGTCGTGATGCTCATGCCGAACGCCACGCTGGTGGTGCCGCTGTTCCTGGAGATCAACGCGGTGCACCTGATCGGCACGATGTGGTCGATCATCCTGCCGTACTCGTTCTACCCCTTCGGGGTGTACCTGACGTACATCTACTTCACCACCGCCGTACCGAAGGACCTGCTGGCAGCGGCACGCATGGACGGCTGCTCCGAGTTCGGCGTCTTCCGGCACATCGCGTTGCCGCTGGCGACGCCGGTCATCGCGCTCGTGGGCTTCTTCAGCTTCGTCGCCAACTGGACCAACTACTTCCTGCCGTACGTGATGCTCCCCGAGAGCAGCCAGATGCCGATCCAGGTGGGTGTCGGCAACCTGCTCAGCAGTGTGCCGTCGTTCAATCCGGCCGTCGGCGACGTGGCGATCCAGCGCCCGGAGTTGGCTCTGGCGACGCTGGTCGCCATCACACCCGTGCTGGTCGTCTTCCTCTTCGCCCAGCGCTTCCTGGTCAGCGGGATGCTCGCCGGCGCCACCAAGGAATGA
- a CDS encoding carbohydrate ABC transporter permease encodes MTLTHTSAGSAARRPRGAARQSRAGMAFVAAYVILLIAFGVLPTAYAVYFAFTDAGGTFTGISNFLTTGHDFRFMGAVSHIAVYLVFWLASLVVFVVGLALLLHRLASGTAGKALRFLYYIPGALAGAASVLVWLFMLDPTVSPVSSLLSALGFHTFGEVIAPGNLPVLFTIIAFWTGAGGWIVVMYGALNNIPTDVMEAARIDGANAWQTAWRVQIPMLRKWIVYMVILAFAGGAQLFVEPQLLSLASVGVAGRDYSLNQLTYDFAFQMNNINGAAAVSVELLVVSVSAAAVFVARSGFFDAE; translated from the coding sequence GTGACGCTCACGCACACCTCGGCCGGCTCTGCCGCCCGGCGCCCTCGCGGCGCCGCCCGGCAGAGCCGGGCCGGCATGGCCTTCGTCGCCGCATACGTGATCCTGCTGATCGCCTTCGGCGTCCTTCCGACCGCCTACGCGGTCTACTTCGCCTTCACCGATGCCGGGGGCACGTTCACCGGCATCTCCAACTTCCTCACCACGGGGCACGACTTCCGCTTCATGGGCGCCGTGAGCCACATCGCCGTGTACCTCGTCTTCTGGCTGGCGTCACTGGTGGTGTTCGTGGTGGGCCTGGCGCTGCTGCTGCACCGTCTGGCATCCGGGACGGCCGGCAAGGCACTCCGCTTCCTCTACTACATCCCCGGAGCGCTCGCCGGCGCCGCGAGCGTGCTGGTGTGGCTGTTCATGCTCGACCCGACGGTGAGCCCGGTCAGTTCGCTGCTGAGCGCGCTCGGGTTCCACACCTTCGGCGAGGTCATCGCACCCGGCAACCTGCCCGTGCTGTTCACGATCATCGCGTTCTGGACCGGCGCGGGCGGCTGGATCGTCGTCATGTACGGCGCGCTCAACAACATTCCCACGGACGTCATGGAAGCCGCCCGCATCGACGGCGCGAACGCCTGGCAGACCGCCTGGCGGGTGCAGATCCCGATGCTCCGCAAGTGGATCGTGTACATGGTGATCCTGGCCTTCGCGGGCGGCGCGCAGCTCTTCGTCGAGCCGCAACTGCTCTCCCTCGCCAGCGTGGGCGTGGCCGGACGCGACTACTCGCTGAACCAGCTGACGTACGACTTCGCCTTCCAGATGAACAACATCAACGGCGCCGCGGCGGTCTCGGTGGAGCTCCTGGTCGTCAGCGTGTCGGCCGCCGCAGTCTTCGTCGCACGGTCGGGGTTCTTCGATGCCGAATAA
- a CDS encoding ABC transporter substrate-binding protein, whose translation MTLNKPPAAQERVPSRRRSALLAGCAASVVMLTVAGCSGGSATGTTVKDGFAQAAQKDGALTVWVDATRLDAAKLYQKLHPDVKMDIVTYDGDANGSNYLQTKVQLFNRTGKGWPDVVFSSQNNEATWAVDAGFAAPLNKGLISSMTLAEFAKGANDVCTVNGTVYCLRNDLSQAVLWYNAPLLKKFGYTVPTTWEEYQQLGEKVAKEHPGYLVGDAGDSFTPEIYLWASKCGANHITGPKSVSVNTTSENCTKMAKLMDVLIKDKAMSVSGVFSTDFGKNEADKVLLMPGPAWYGSALFQGTFKTPAKQIAAAPIPQWKGDPSPTTGNVGGGTWLLSQHSAHIKAATDFLKWVTTDKAYQGSKAPGFPAYAPAADTWLNAQSTAGYFSGDLSALKDASSQVWPGWGSGQFSQEAIWAATVKPGLTQGKSIVSMLPAWQDAITKYAESDGYKVSK comes from the coding sequence ATGACCCTCAACAAGCCTCCGGCCGCCCAGGAAAGAGTGCCCAGCAGGCGGCGTTCGGCGTTGCTGGCCGGCTGCGCGGCCTCGGTGGTGATGCTGACCGTGGCCGGCTGCAGCGGCGGAAGCGCTACCGGTACGACCGTCAAGGACGGCTTCGCCCAAGCGGCCCAGAAGGACGGCGCGTTGACCGTCTGGGTGGACGCGACCCGTCTGGACGCCGCGAAGCTGTACCAGAAGCTCCACCCCGACGTGAAGATGGACATCGTCACCTACGACGGCGACGCCAACGGCTCGAACTACCTCCAGACCAAGGTCCAGCTCTTCAACCGCACCGGCAAGGGCTGGCCGGACGTCGTCTTCAGCTCCCAGAACAACGAGGCGACCTGGGCGGTCGACGCGGGCTTCGCGGCGCCTCTCAACAAGGGCCTGATCTCCTCCATGACCCTGGCCGAATTCGCCAAGGGCGCCAACGACGTCTGCACGGTCAACGGCACCGTCTACTGCCTGCGCAACGACCTCTCCCAGGCGGTGCTCTGGTACAACGCGCCGCTGCTGAAGAAGTTCGGCTACACGGTGCCCACCACCTGGGAGGAGTACCAGCAGCTCGGCGAGAAGGTGGCCAAGGAGCACCCCGGCTACCTCGTGGGCGACGCCGGCGACTCCTTCACCCCCGAGATCTACCTGTGGGCGAGCAAGTGCGGCGCCAACCACATCACCGGCCCCAAGTCCGTCTCCGTGAACACCACCAGCGAGAACTGCACCAAGATGGCCAAGCTCATGGACGTGCTCATCAAGGACAAGGCCATGTCCGTCAGCGGCGTCTTCAGCACCGACTTCGGGAAGAACGAGGCGGACAAGGTACTGCTCATGCCGGGTCCGGCCTGGTACGGCAGCGCGCTGTTCCAGGGCACGTTCAAGACGCCGGCCAAGCAGATCGCGGCGGCGCCCATCCCGCAGTGGAAGGGTGATCCCTCACCGACCACCGGCAACGTCGGCGGCGGCACCTGGCTGCTGTCCCAGCACTCCGCGCACATCAAGGCGGCCACCGACTTCCTGAAGTGGGTCACCACCGACAAGGCCTACCAGGGTTCGAAGGCGCCGGGCTTCCCGGCCTACGCGCCCGCTGCCGACACCTGGCTGAACGCGCAGAGCACCGCCGGCTACTTCAGCGGTGACCTGAGCGCGCTCAAGGATGCCTCCTCCCAGGTCTGGCCCGGATGGGGCTCCGGACAGTTCAGCCAGGAGGCGATCTGGGCGGCCACGGTCAAGCCCGGCCTGACCCAGGGCAAGAGCATCGTCTCGATGCTCCCCGCCTGGCAGGACGCCATCACCAAGTACGCCGAGTCCGACGGATACAAGGTCTCCAAGTGA
- a CDS encoding FadR/GntR family transcriptional regulator — protein sequence MNDTPAIAAALPAQASPAAAAAAKDSDEQRDYRPGYEVVAERILEFIAEARLVPGDRMPTENDLAQQLNTSRAVVREAVKILSALGRVRAHKGRGLFVADDEGMLVTSRWGGFFRPVDLDHVLMLFEFRRVQEMAASSLAATRATPAELRTIELAMQECRHGFVHGRVDVFNQADDDFHAAVAAASHNTFLVSAVRDARRLQRQSSAIGIHDTLGENTQSAVEEHEAIYRAIRDGRSDEAAQATAAHLDRTLEDYRREIQRRLFG from the coding sequence ATGAACGACACGCCCGCGATCGCAGCGGCCCTGCCTGCGCAGGCCTCTCCCGCTGCGGCAGCAGCGGCGAAAGACTCGGACGAGCAGCGTGACTACCGCCCCGGTTACGAAGTCGTGGCCGAGCGCATCCTCGAATTCATCGCCGAGGCGCGGCTGGTGCCGGGCGACCGGATGCCCACGGAAAACGATCTCGCCCAGCAGCTGAACACCAGCAGGGCCGTCGTTCGGGAGGCCGTGAAGATCCTGTCGGCGCTCGGCCGCGTCCGGGCGCACAAGGGCCGCGGACTGTTCGTCGCGGACGACGAGGGCATGCTCGTCACCAGCCGCTGGGGCGGCTTCTTCCGGCCGGTCGACCTCGACCACGTCCTCATGCTGTTCGAGTTCCGCAGGGTTCAGGAGATGGCCGCCAGCAGTCTCGCGGCCACCCGCGCCACGCCCGCCGAGCTGCGCACGATCGAACTCGCCATGCAGGAGTGCCGGCACGGGTTCGTCCATGGCCGGGTCGACGTGTTCAACCAGGCGGACGACGACTTCCACGCGGCCGTGGCCGCGGCCTCGCACAACACCTTCCTGGTCAGCGCTGTGCGCGACGCACGACGACTGCAGCGGCAGTCCAGCGCGATCGGGATCCACGACACGCTCGGTGAGAACACCCAGTCCGCGGTCGAGGAGCATGAGGCGATCTACCGGGCCATTCGCGACGGCCGCTCCGATGAGGCGGCCCAGGCCACGGCCGCGCATCTCGACAGGACGCTGGAGGACTACCGGCGGGAGATCCAGCGGCGCCTGTTCGGATGA
- a CDS encoding PP2C family protein-serine/threonine phosphatase → MTHTRARSRAVHGGDGEKRGRPGRKLSQVLFDLVDQAVVVCDPSGVVRWCNRLTGVYFPGLRPGKVPDLAVAGPLGQAVVSSAARFDAEFLGRRLAGRRSTVGDCPVWLIRDETEVRRCEVELRAERSRTAFLSEAGRRLGASLHHGRTARGVVELAVPALADAALLVLPPRAGHADWYRCAAPGAAESGALPASSLERVPPLRRALSGLWPWPAVCPPGQFAALRGAPPDPGKGGGESLVTALPGSEAPAGALVLFRSAEAGGWNAEDAAVVGDFAFRAGMALSTAALYAQQAHTADVLQAGLDPAPLPDVPGVRLGAAYRPAPGELGFGGDFYQVEPARDDGGGVEFVLGDVCGKGVEAAVLTGHVRQSLRTLALVESRPLRVLDVLNQSLLEADSGRFASLVIGTARPGSGGALDVVLAGGGHPPPLVLRRGGAVEAVDVGGMLVGALPGPEFGQAGVHLAPEELILLYSDGVTEARGGPEGAEEYGAERLAHDLEVCAGMPAGAVAERVDMRVAHWLAGRAHDDIAVLVLQASPGSSGTAGAPR, encoded by the coding sequence GTGACGCACACCCGAGCCCGCAGCCGGGCGGTGCACGGCGGTGACGGAGAGAAGCGGGGCCGTCCCGGGCGGAAGCTGTCGCAGGTTTTGTTCGACCTCGTCGACCAGGCGGTCGTGGTCTGTGACCCCTCCGGCGTGGTGCGCTGGTGCAACCGCCTGACCGGCGTCTACTTCCCGGGCCTGCGGCCGGGGAAGGTGCCGGATCTCGCGGTGGCCGGACCCCTCGGGCAGGCGGTGGTCTCCTCCGCGGCGCGCTTCGACGCCGAGTTCCTCGGCCGCCGGCTGGCCGGACGCCGGAGCACTGTGGGGGACTGTCCGGTGTGGCTCATCCGTGACGAGACCGAGGTTCGCCGCTGCGAGGTCGAGTTGCGCGCCGAACGGTCACGGACGGCATTCCTGAGCGAGGCGGGCCGACGGCTGGGGGCGTCCTTGCACCACGGGCGCACGGCCCGGGGCGTGGTGGAGCTCGCCGTGCCGGCCTTGGCGGACGCGGCGCTGCTCGTACTACCGCCGCGTGCAGGCCACGCGGACTGGTACCGCTGCGCCGCGCCGGGGGCGGCGGAGTCGGGCGCGTTGCCGGCGTCCTCCCTCGAGCGTGTGCCGCCCCTGAGGCGGGCCCTGTCGGGCCTGTGGCCGTGGCCCGCGGTCTGCCCACCGGGGCAGTTCGCCGCGCTCCGTGGGGCGCCGCCGGACCCGGGCAAGGGGGGAGGGGAGTCACTCGTGACGGCACTGCCGGGCAGCGAGGCCCCGGCGGGGGCCCTGGTTCTCTTCCGCTCGGCCGAAGCCGGGGGCTGGAACGCCGAGGACGCCGCCGTGGTGGGCGACTTCGCCTTCCGGGCCGGTATGGCGCTGTCGACCGCCGCCCTCTACGCCCAGCAGGCCCATACTGCGGACGTGCTCCAGGCGGGCCTCGATCCGGCGCCCCTGCCCGATGTGCCGGGGGTGCGGCTGGGCGCCGCCTACCGCCCCGCCCCGGGGGAACTGGGCTTCGGCGGCGACTTCTACCAGGTGGAACCTGCTCGGGACGACGGCGGAGGGGTGGAATTCGTCCTGGGGGACGTCTGCGGCAAGGGCGTCGAGGCGGCCGTACTCACCGGGCACGTCCGTCAGAGCCTGCGGACCCTGGCCCTCGTCGAGTCCCGGCCGCTCCGTGTGCTCGACGTGCTCAACCAGTCGCTGCTCGAGGCGGACTCGGGACGATTCGCCAGTTTGGTCATCGGCACCGCCCGCCCGGGCTCCGGAGGCGCCCTGGACGTCGTCCTCGCCGGCGGGGGGCATCCGCCGCCGCTAGTGCTGCGCCGCGGTGGCGCCGTGGAGGCTGTGGACGTGGGCGGGATGCTGGTCGGGGCCCTGCCCGGCCCGGAATTCGGCCAGGCCGGAGTTCACCTGGCGCCCGAGGAGCTGATCCTGCTGTACAGCGACGGGGTCACCGAGGCGCGGGGCGGCCCCGAGGGTGCCGAGGAGTACGGAGCCGAGCGGCTGGCACACGACCTGGAGGTCTGCGCGGGGATGCCTGCCGGCGCGGTCGCCGAGCGGGTCGACATGCGCGTCGCCCACTGGCTGGCCGGACGCGCCCACGACGACATCGCGGTGCTGGTCCTGCAGGCCTCGCCCGGTTCGTCCGGCACCGCCGGAGCCCCGCGGTGA
- a CDS encoding cobalamin B12-binding domain-containing protein, with product MTGARVAAPGVRAAFDDHLAHADETGATALALSLLRSGASAEEVLLRLIAPAQAAVGTRWVSTQWSVAQEHAATHVSERVVSAVAAEASASRPRNSAPGRRVLCGCVEGEHHTLPARIAAEVLRLRGFDLTFLGANVLVPRLVSHLHRQGPDLVALSCVIPVCLPAAHRLVECSRRAGVPVLAGGAGFGPAGVWARTLGADLYLPDPAAAADMLAVRWPDTPRETAPLEHLADEEYSRIVRQRAELLRRLFARLRERYPSLCDPGAEHAEAVLEEFGRLPDVLAAAIYVDDPRVLTDYLSFGAAFLHARGVPTAALGLALGALSGPLGDLPRASGHLDAGRRWLAAADHAVPPD from the coding sequence GTGACTGGCGCTCGCGTCGCGGCGCCGGGCGTCCGCGCCGCCTTCGACGACCACCTCGCCCACGCCGATGAGACGGGGGCGACCGCCCTCGCCCTGAGCCTGCTGCGGTCCGGTGCCTCGGCGGAGGAGGTCCTGCTCCGTCTGATCGCCCCCGCACAGGCCGCTGTCGGCACCCGGTGGGTGTCCACTCAGTGGAGCGTGGCGCAGGAGCACGCCGCCACCCACGTGAGCGAGCGCGTGGTGAGCGCCGTGGCCGCCGAGGCCTCTGCATCTCGCCCTCGGAACTCCGCGCCGGGCCGCCGTGTCCTGTGCGGGTGCGTCGAGGGGGAGCACCACACCCTGCCCGCGCGGATCGCCGCCGAGGTGCTGCGGCTGCGCGGCTTCGACCTGACGTTCCTGGGCGCCAACGTCCTCGTCCCGCGCCTGGTGTCCCACCTGCACCGGCAGGGGCCCGACCTGGTGGCCCTGTCGTGCGTGATCCCGGTATGCCTGCCTGCCGCACACCGCCTCGTCGAGTGCTCTCGGCGTGCCGGGGTGCCGGTGCTCGCGGGCGGGGCGGGCTTCGGACCCGCAGGCGTCTGGGCCCGCACGCTGGGAGCCGACCTGTACCTGCCCGATCCGGCCGCCGCTGCTGACATGCTCGCCGTACGGTGGCCCGACACCCCACGTGAAACGGCGCCCCTGGAGCACCTGGCCGACGAGGAGTACTCCCGGATCGTCCGGCAGCGGGCCGAATTGCTGCGGCGGCTGTTCGCCCGACTGCGCGAGCGGTACCCGTCGCTGTGCGACCCCGGCGCGGAGCATGCCGAGGCCGTTCTGGAGGAGTTCGGCCGTCTCCCGGACGTCCTGGCCGCGGCGATCTACGTCGACGATCCGCGGGTTCTCACCGACTATCTCTCCTTCGGTGCGGCGTTCCTCCACGCCCGCGGCGTGCCCACCGCCGCTCTGGGCCTGGCCCTGGGGGCGCTGTCCGGCCCGCTCGGCGACCTTCC